In Cicer arietinum cultivar CDC Frontier isolate Library 1 chromosome 7, Cicar.CDCFrontier_v2.0, whole genome shotgun sequence, a single window of DNA contains:
- the LOC101494632 gene encoding lon protease homolog 2, peroxisomal, which yields MQPIPPALLYRMEMIEGYTPEEKLQIALKHLIPRVLDQHGLSYEFIHIPEAMVKIVIQRYTREAGVRNLERNLAALARAAAVRVVEQEQVVSLNKGVQGLSTPLVVDETMLEKVLGPPRFDDRETAERVASPGVSVGLVWTAFGGEVQFVEATAMVGKGKLHLTGQLGDVIKESAQIALSWVRTRASDLRLAAAMGFNLLEGCDVHIHSSADAVPKDGPSAGVTVVTSLVSLFTQKRVRSDTAMTGEMTLHGLVLPVGGVKDKVLAAHRYGIKRVILPERNLKDLVEVPSVLANLEILVAKRIEDVLEHAFDGGCPWRQHSNL from the exons ATGCAGCCTATTCCTCCAGCGCTTCTGTATAGGATGGAAATGATCGAGGGATATACACCTGAGGAAAAACTTCAAATAGCCTTGAAGCATTTGATTCCAAGAGTTTTGGACCAACATGGATTGAGTTATGAGTTTATTCATATTCCTGAG GCGATGGTGAAAATTGTCATTCAGAGATATACTAGGGAAGCTGGTGTGCGGAATTTGGAGAGGAATCTTGCTGCCCTGGCTCGTGCTGCTGCAGTAAGAGTTGTCGAGCAAGAACAAGTGGTTTCATTAAACAAAGGGGTGCAAGGACTTTCTACCCCATTGGTTGTTGATGAAACCATGCTTGAAAAAGTTCTTGGG CCTCCAAGGTTTGATGATAGAGAAACTGCAGAGCGTGTGGCTTCCCCTGGGGTCTCTGTTGGGCTTGTTTGGACTGCTTTTGGCGGAGAAGTTCAGTTTGTTGAGGCTACAGCAATGGTAGGGAAGGGTAAACTGCATCTCACTGGACAACTTGGTGATGTAATCAAAGAATCAGCTCAGATAGCACTCTCATGG GTAAGGACAAGGGCGTCTGATCTTAGACTGGCTGCTGCAATGGGATTTAATCTTTTGGAGGGTTGTGATGTACATATTCATTCTTCTGCGGATGCTGTTCCTAAAGATGGGCCCTCGGCAGGTGTGACTGTAGTCACATCATTGGTTTCACTTTTCACTCAGAAACGTGTGAGATCAGATACAGCTATGACCGGAGAAATGACATTGCATGGACTAGTTCTACCTGTTGGTGGTGTCAAGGATAAG GTATTAGCTGCCCATCGTTATGGTATCAAGAGAGTTATCCTGCCTGAAAGGAACCTGAAAGACTTGGTTGAAGTACCATCAGTGCTTGCCAATTTGGAG ATACTGGTTGCAAAACGAATAGAAGATGTGTTAGAGCATGCTTTTGACGGTGGGTGTCCATGGAGACAACACTCTAACTTATAG